A stretch of the Archangium violaceum genome encodes the following:
- a CDS encoding SDR family oxidoreductase encodes MKLTRRGVLQGAAALGSLWAMGCAATREQGGAAQASTPRGGSKRILILGGTGFLGPQLVEAARARGHTVTLFNRGKTRPHLFPDVEKLHGDRDPRNGEGLKALEGRSWDAVIDTSGYVPRIVRASAALLAPNVGHYVFISTISVYKELPRPGMDEDAPLATIADTNDENVRDNYGALKALCEKAAEASFPGRTTNIRPGLIVGPDDPTQRFSYWPVRVAQGGEVLAPGDGSDPVQFIDVRDLAEWTLLTLENRDVGIFNATGPEKPLSMKELLEACKQASQSNATFTWADAPFLETQNVAAWTDMPVWVSPGGELAGMSAVSNARAVARGLKFRPTVDTARDTLTWFNGLPPERQAELRKRAGLTPVREREVLAAWHKQRAGSAQAR; translated from the coding sequence ATGAAGCTGACTCGCAGAGGGGTGTTGCAGGGAGCGGCCGCGCTCGGTTCGCTCTGGGCCATGGGGTGTGCCGCCACCCGGGAGCAGGGTGGGGCGGCCCAGGCGTCCACGCCACGTGGAGGGAGCAAGCGCATCCTCATCCTTGGAGGGACGGGGTTCCTCGGTCCCCAGTTGGTGGAGGCGGCGCGCGCACGTGGCCACACCGTCACCCTCTTCAACCGCGGCAAGACGCGCCCCCACCTGTTCCCGGATGTGGAGAAGCTGCACGGGGACCGGGATCCCAGGAATGGTGAGGGCTTGAAGGCGCTCGAGGGGCGGAGCTGGGATGCCGTCATCGACACCTCCGGCTATGTGCCCCGCATCGTGCGGGCCTCGGCGGCGCTGCTGGCGCCCAACGTGGGCCACTATGTCTTCATCTCCACCATCTCCGTCTACAAGGAGCTGCCCCGGCCGGGCATGGACGAGGACGCGCCACTGGCCACCATCGCCGACACCAACGACGAGAACGTCCGTGACAATTACGGCGCCCTCAAGGCGCTTTGCGAGAAGGCGGCCGAGGCGTCCTTTCCCGGGCGCACCACGAACATCCGCCCCGGCCTCATCGTGGGCCCGGATGACCCGACCCAGCGCTTCTCCTACTGGCCGGTGCGCGTGGCCCAAGGGGGCGAGGTGCTCGCACCCGGCGACGGCTCGGACCCGGTCCAGTTCATCGACGTGCGCGACCTGGCCGAGTGGACCCTCCTCACCCTCGAGAACCGGGACGTGGGCATCTTCAACGCCACCGGCCCGGAAAAGCCGCTCTCCATGAAGGAACTGCTGGAGGCCTGCAAACAGGCCAGCCAGAGCAACGCCACCTTCACCTGGGCGGACGCCCCCTTCCTGGAGACGCAGAACGTGGCGGCGTGGACGGACATGCCGGTGTGGGTGTCGCCCGGGGGAGAGCTGGCGGGCATGAGCGCCGTCAGCAATGCCCGGGCTGTGGCGCGTGGATTGAAATTCCGCCCCACGGTGGACACGGCGCGCGACACGCTGACCTGGTTCAACGGGCTGCCCCCGGAGCGGCAGGCGGAGCTGCGGAAGCGGGCCGGCCTCACCCCGGTGCGCGAGCGCGAGGTGCTCGCCGCCTGGCACAAGCAGCGGGCCGGCTCGGCCCAGGCGCGCTGA
- a CDS encoding NTP/NDP exchange transporter, whose translation MLKRFVNVKDEEVGAVLLSFVYFFTLMCGYAILKPLRDEMATAGGVKNIPWLFTATFGVMLVAVPAFSALVSRWPRQRVIPLVYRFFLLNLLAFFVVLKLGMARDGVARVFFVWVSVYNLFVVSVFWSFMADLFVSEQGKRLFGFIAAGGTAGMLVGPFLVKHLAEPLGATNLMLFTAVLLEGSAQCVRLLSRRTSIVSARAVVAEAPVGGGVFAGLRLLFSSPLLLGLGLQMLLYASTSTFLYNQQAHIVDRVASGANARAAAFADIDFWVQVLTLVLQTVVTGHLIPRFGLGVALAVAPLLTALGFVGLAAVPTLGMLIGFKSLRGASHYAFERPGREILFTNVDREAKYKSKGFIDTVVYRGSDSVSAWMYSGLDKLGLGTSGLALAAVPFAGLWLVVSLWLARHQRASMPVRASPLGPTVDVTR comes from the coding sequence ATGCTCAAGAGATTCGTGAATGTGAAGGACGAGGAGGTAGGCGCTGTCCTGCTGTCCTTCGTCTACTTCTTCACGCTGATGTGCGGCTACGCCATCCTCAAGCCGCTGCGGGACGAGATGGCGACGGCGGGAGGCGTGAAGAATATCCCGTGGCTCTTCACGGCGACGTTCGGGGTGATGCTGGTGGCGGTGCCAGCCTTCTCGGCGCTGGTGTCGCGCTGGCCGAGGCAGCGGGTGATTCCGCTCGTCTACCGTTTCTTCCTGCTCAACCTGCTGGCCTTCTTCGTGGTGCTGAAGCTGGGCATGGCCCGGGACGGGGTGGCGCGCGTCTTCTTCGTCTGGGTGAGCGTCTACAACCTCTTCGTCGTCTCCGTGTTCTGGAGCTTCATGGCGGACCTGTTCGTGAGCGAGCAGGGCAAGCGCCTCTTCGGTTTCATCGCCGCGGGGGGCACGGCGGGGATGTTGGTGGGGCCCTTCCTGGTCAAACACCTGGCCGAGCCGCTGGGGGCCACGAACCTGATGCTCTTCACCGCGGTGCTGCTGGAGGGCAGCGCTCAGTGCGTGCGGCTGTTGTCGCGCCGGACGTCCATCGTGTCGGCCCGGGCCGTCGTCGCCGAGGCGCCGGTGGGCGGTGGAGTCTTCGCCGGATTGCGGCTGCTGTTCTCCTCACCGCTGTTGTTGGGGCTGGGGCTGCAGATGCTCCTCTACGCCTCCACCTCCACCTTCCTCTACAACCAGCAGGCCCACATCGTGGACAGGGTGGCCTCGGGCGCCAACGCGCGCGCGGCCGCCTTCGCCGACATCGACTTCTGGGTGCAGGTGCTCACGCTCGTGCTGCAGACGGTGGTGACGGGGCACCTCATCCCCCGCTTCGGCCTGGGCGTGGCGCTGGCGGTGGCGCCGCTGCTCACCGCGCTCGGCTTCGTCGGGCTGGCGGCGGTGCCCACGCTGGGGATGCTCATCGGCTTCAAGTCGCTGCGCGGTGCCTCGCACTACGCCTTCGAGCGGCCCGGACGCGAAATCCTCTTCACCAACGTGGACCGCGAGGCGAAGTACAAGTCCAAGGGCTTCATCGACACGGTGGTGTACCGCGGCAGCGACTCGGTGAGCGCCTGGATGTACTCGGGCCTCGACAAGCTGGGACTGGGCACGTCGGGCCTGGCGCTGGCGGCGGTGCCCTTCGCGGGCCTGTGGCTCGTGGTATCCCTGTGGCTCGCCCGGCACCAGCGCGCCTCCATGCCCGTTCGGGCTTCGCCGCTGGGGCCCACCGTCGACGTGACCCGCTGA